The Chitinophagaceae bacterium genome includes a window with the following:
- a CDS encoding VWA domain-containing protein — translation MIGHFFSKYDPSQNGQTKFEQLLYLFTQLLTYTSGDVTEAMDWLNQLDRKFQLTNDEYGIGDFIEELKEKGYLDENKVTGEFKITSKTEQTIRKQSLEEIFGKLKKTKQGNHQTFKPGMGDEINPETRPFQFGDTLEQIDFTNSIRNAQINHGIDSFQMREDDLEIRETDFKTQTSTVLMIDISHSMILYGEDRITPAKKVAMALSELIQTRYPKDTLDIVVFGNDAWTIEVKDLPYLQVGPYHTNTVAGLELAMEILRRRKNPNKQIFMITDGKPTCLKIGKKYYKNSFGLDRKVVNRCINLAAQCKKLKIPITTFMIATDPYLQKFVQEFTETNHGKAFFASLDKLGAFIFKDFESGKSKILK, via the coding sequence ATGATCGGCCATTTTTTTTCCAAATATGATCCCTCGCAAAACGGGCAAACCAAGTTTGAGCAATTGCTCTATCTGTTTACTCAATTGCTTACTTATACCAGCGGTGATGTTACCGAAGCCATGGATTGGCTCAACCAGCTGGATCGCAAATTTCAACTGACCAACGATGAATATGGTATTGGTGACTTTATTGAGGAGCTGAAAGAAAAAGGTTATCTCGATGAAAACAAAGTAACTGGTGAATTTAAGATCACCTCCAAAACTGAGCAGACAATACGTAAGCAATCGTTAGAAGAAATTTTCGGGAAGCTGAAAAAAACAAAGCAGGGAAATCATCAAACCTTTAAGCCGGGTATGGGTGATGAAATCAATCCTGAAACAAGACCTTTTCAGTTTGGTGATACACTGGAGCAGATTGATTTTACCAATTCCATCCGTAATGCACAGATCAATCATGGCATCGACAGTTTCCAGATGCGTGAAGATGACCTTGAGATAAGAGAAACAGATTTCAAAACGCAGACTTCAACCGTGTTGATGATTGACATTTCTCACTCCATGATTTTATATGGGGAGGACAGAATTACACCTGCCAAGAAAGTAGCGATGGCATTGAGTGAATTGATTCAGACAAGATATCCGAAAGACACATTGGATATTGTGGTGTTTGGCAACGATGCATGGACCATTGAAGTGAAGGATCTTCCTTATTTACAGGTTGGCCCCTATCATACCAATACAGTTGCAGGATTGGAGCTTGCGATGGAAATTCTTCGGCGCAGAAAAAATCCAAACAAACAAATCTTCATGATTACAGATGGCAAACCCACCTGTTTGAAGATTGGGAAGAAGTATTATAAAAACAGTTTTGGATTGGATCGTAAAGTGGTGAATCGTTGTATAAACCTTGCTGCTCAATGCAAGAAGCTGAAAATTCCTATCACCACATTTATGATTGCCACCGATCCTTACCTGCAAAAATTTGTACAGGAGTTTACA